From one Rosa rugosa chromosome 4, drRosRugo1.1, whole genome shotgun sequence genomic stretch:
- the LOC133707526 gene encoding ankyrin repeat-containing protein NPR4-like, producing MQEVGDIVPEDMHEVPNSDGMKPHELFTKNHEKLKEEAEVSMKGTATSCTVVGALIVTIMFAAAFTVPGGNNGSTGYPMFLAEKLFLVFIISDTLSLVSSTTSVILFLGILTSRYAEDDFLKNLPTKMMIGLFTLFLSIATMMIAFSSALIIMLNEEYSWAIVPCIFVASIPVASFIWLQFPLLIEIFWSTYGPGIFDKKAKPWIKL from the coding sequence ATGCAGGAGGTGGGGGATATTGTACCTGAGGACATGCATGAAGTTCCAAATTCAGATGGTATGAAACCACATGAACTATTTACTAAGAATCACGAGAAACTAAAAGAGGAGGCAGAAGTATCAATGAAAGGGACAGCAACTTCTTGTACAGTTGTAGGTGCTCTCATTGTTACCATTATGTTCGCTGCAGCATTTACAGTTCCTGGTGGAAACAATGGTAGTACAGGTTACCCAATGTTTCTAGCTGAGAAGTTGTTTCTTGTGTTCATAATTTCAGATACTCTATCACTCGTTTCTTCCACAACTTCAGTCATATTATTTTTAGGAATTCTCACATCACGTTATGCAGAAGAtgattttctcaagaatttGCCAACAAAGATGATGATAGGCCTTTTCACCCTTTTTCTCTCTATTGCCACCATGATGATTGCCTTTTCTTCTGCCCTCATCATTATGCTTAATGAAGAATACTCATGGGCCATTGTTCCTTGCATTTTTGTTGCGAGTATTCCAGTTGCCTCATTTATATGGTTGCAATTTCCCCTCCTTATTGAGATATTCTGGTCAACTTATGGACCAGGAATATTTGACAAGAAAGCCAAACCATGGATTAAACTCTGA